The following proteins come from a genomic window of Polaribacter dokdonensis:
- a CDS encoding translation initiation factor, protein MDLKDQLKNLFPEHKEPLEPPKEKSNIWLQDDPILCKYEKRKGKPITILDGYTGATSDFKTLAKEIKKKLSVGGSFKDDKIIIQGDYRDKIMAMLKEKGFKVKRVGG, encoded by the coding sequence ATGGATTTAAAAGATCAACTAAAAAACTTATTTCCAGAACATAAAGAACCCCTTGAGCCCCCAAAAGAAAAGTCGAATATTTGGTTGCAAGATGACCCAATACTTTGCAAGTACGAAAAAAGAAAAGGAAAGCCTATTACCATTTTAGATGGTTACACAGGTGCAACATCAGACTTTAAAACTTTAGCTAAAGAGATTAAAAAGAAACTTTCTGTAGGTGGTAGTTTTAAGGATGATAAAATAATCATTCAAGGTGATTATAGAGACAAAATCATGGCTATGTTAAAAGAAAAAGGATTTAAGGTAAAACGTGTTGGAGGTTAA
- a CDS encoding uracil-DNA glycosylase: MQVKIAEPWKNILNQEFEKPYFKELANFVKKEYTTTTCYPKGADIFAAFDYCNLNNLKVVIIGQDPYHGPNQANGLCFSVKDEIAHPPSLINIFKEISTDLKVEYPKSGNLERWAKQGVLLLNATLTVRAHEAGSHQKKGWETFTDEVIQQISKEKEDIIFLLWGGFAKKKAKLIDKSKHHILESGHPSPLSANRGYWFGNKHFSKTNELLSSLGKEIIEW, from the coding sequence ATGCAGGTAAAAATAGCTGAACCTTGGAAAAATATTTTAAATCAAGAATTTGAGAAACCCTATTTTAAAGAGTTGGCTAATTTTGTTAAAAAGGAATATACAACTACAACCTGTTACCCAAAAGGAGCAGATATTTTTGCAGCATTCGATTATTGTAATTTAAATAATTTAAAAGTTGTTATCATTGGGCAAGATCCTTATCATGGGCCAAATCAAGCCAATGGTTTGTGTTTTTCTGTAAAAGATGAAATTGCTCACCCACCTTCATTAATTAATATTTTTAAAGAAATTTCTACAGATTTAAAGGTTGAATATCCTAAGAGTGGAAATTTAGAACGATGGGCAAAACAAGGTGTGCTATTGCTAAATGCAACCTTAACAGTAAGAGCTCATGAAGCAGGAAGTCATCAAAAAAAAGGATGGGAAACATTTACTGATGAAGTAATTCAACAAATTTCTAAAGAAAAAGAAGATATCATCTTTTTACTTTGGGGTGGTTTTGCAAAGAAAAAGGCCAAATTGATTGACAAAAGCAAACATCATATTTTAGAATCTGGTCATCCATCACCTTTAAGTGCAAATCGAGGCTATTGGTTTGGTAATAAACATTTTTCTAAAACTAATGAGCTTTTATCTTCTCTAGGAAAAGAAATAATTGAGTGGTAA
- a CDS encoding DUF2795 domain-containing protein, with product MYWTLELASYLADAPWPATKDELIDYAIRTGAPLEVVENLQDIEDEGDAYDSIIEIWPDYPTEDDYLWNEDEY from the coding sequence ATGTATTGGACATTAGAATTAGCATCTTATTTAGCAGATGCACCTTGGCCAGCAACCAAAGACGAATTAATAGATTACGCTATTAGAACTGGAGCTCCTTTAGAAGTTGTAGAAAACTTACAGGATATTGAAGATGAAGGTGATGCTTATGATTCGATTATAGAAATTTGGCCAGATTATCCAACCGAAGATGATTATCTTTGGAATGAGGACGAATACTAA
- a CDS encoding DUF1835 domain-containing protein, with product MGASILHITNGDSTTNYLKSLQFSGEFITWREMLCEGKTTTDVGSESFWKNRFQFLKSSYNVSKKKFIDYTLKEYRALCNKKSHDEIVLWFEYDLFCQINMIAVLSWLKRYRKGYNISLVCSGKIGKSKKMYALPELNESQIQNHFDKRILLTEDDIAYADYIWQLYCSDSPLRLETVYKFKNTTPFQYLASAIEMHLKRFPSIENGLNEVENRILKIANNKQPVTKNKLIHQLLKQQNDYGFGDIQYENSINELKKLFSSFNPVELSKKGKQVLENQINYYAHLRNDNSYLGGSKKYSYLHHNKANKLLQITS from the coding sequence ATGGGGGCATCAATTTTACATATCACAAATGGTGATAGCACAACAAATTACTTAAAAAGCTTACAGTTTTCGGGTGAATTTATCACTTGGAGAGAAATGCTTTGCGAAGGTAAAACAACTACAGATGTTGGTAGTGAGTCTTTCTGGAAAAACAGATTTCAGTTTTTAAAGTCCTCTTACAATGTTAGTAAGAAAAAATTTATTGATTATACTTTGAAAGAATACAGAGCACTTTGCAACAAAAAAAGTCATGATGAAATTGTATTGTGGTTCGAGTATGATTTGTTTTGTCAAATTAACATGATTGCAGTTTTAAGCTGGCTAAAAAGATATAGAAAAGGATACAACATTTCTTTAGTTTGCAGTGGTAAAATTGGTAAATCAAAAAAAATGTATGCTTTACCAGAATTGAATGAAAGTCAAATTCAAAATCATTTTGATAAACGAATTTTACTTACTGAAGACGATATAGCCTATGCAGATTATATTTGGCAATTATATTGCTCAGATTCTCCACTAAGATTAGAAACAGTATATAAGTTTAAAAACACAACACCTTTTCAATATTTAGCATCTGCTATAGAAATGCATTTAAAACGATTTCCTTCTATTGAAAATGGCCTGAATGAAGTAGAAAATAGAATTCTAAAAATTGCAAATAACAAGCAACCAGTAACCAAAAATAAATTAATTCACCAATTACTAAAACAACAAAATGATTATGGTTTTGGTGATATTCAATATGAGAATAGTATTAATGAATTAAAAAAGCTATTTTCTTCTTTTAATCCTGTAGAGCTTAGTAAAAAAGGAAAACAGGTTTTAGAAAATCAAATAAATTATTACGCTCATTTAAGAAATGATAATTCTTATCTTGGGGGTTCTAAAAAATATAGCTATTTGCATCATAACAAAGCAAACAAGCTTTTACAAATTACCTCTTAA
- the secA gene encoding preprotein translocase subunit SecA yields the protein MGILDSVIKLFVGDKQEKDLKLLQPVVDNVKKFEAEIAKLSHDELRAKTLSFKDQIKEATKTLDEKITVLEAEAKAADIDRQEDIYTEIDALKDEAYTISEKVLADIMPEAFAVIKETAKRFVENEELEVTATPFDRELSAQKENVSLEDDKAYWANSWDAAGKPVTWDMIHYDVQLIGGSVLHQGKIAEMMTGEGKTLVSTLPVYLNALTGNGVHVVTVNDYLAKRDRAWMAPIFEFHGLSTDCIDFHQPNSDARRKAYNADITYGTNNEFGFDYLRDNMASSKDDLVQRTPNYAIIDEVDSVLIDDARTPLIISGPVPKGDVHEFNELKPLVSDLVSLQKQNLVKVLAEAKKLLAEGDEKEGGKLLLRVHRGLPKNKALIKFLSQEGIKQILQKTENTYMQDNNKLMPEIDQDLYFVVEEKNNQIDLTDKGIAHLSEKTNNDTFFVLPDIGVNVGEIDASEKTAEEKAVLKEELYKDFSIKSERIHTMNQLLKAYTVFEKDVEYVVMENKVMIVDEQTGRIMDGRRYSDGLHQAIEAKENVKIEDATQTFATVTLQNYFRMYRKLSGMTGTAITEAGEFWEIYKLDVVEIPTNKPIARDDKDDLVYKTAREKYNAVIDDIVKLVAEKRPVLVGTTSVEISELLGRMLQMRKIPHNILNAKLHKREADVVAEAGKPGVVTIATNMAGRGTDIKLSKEVKEAGGLAIIGTERHDSRRVDRQLRGRAGRQGDVGSSQFYVALDDNLMRLFGSDRIAKMMDRMGLKEGEVIQHSMISKSIERAQKKVEENNFGIRKRLLEYDDIMNAQREFVYKRRRNALDGKRLQVDIANMIYDTCEAIVLKNKGVKDFQNFEFELIRFSSMTSPISEEEFNKLSEKEITDQLYDIVTKHYKDKIERNAVLAYPVIKDVFENEGDRYERIVVPFTDGIKSLQVVTNLKEAYETEGKSLVTDFEKNITLAIIDENWKDHLRKMDDLKQSVQNASYEQKDPLLIYKFEAFELFKRTVDEINREVLSFLFKGELPAQDRNQISEARQQKRESLSTSKADVQNTTEQAIQNSRQQSGEPVETVVREQPKIGRNERVTIKNVMSGEEKVVKFKQAIPLIEKGEWVLVN from the coding sequence ATGGGTATATTAGATTCAGTAATAAAGCTCTTTGTTGGTGATAAACAAGAGAAAGATTTAAAATTATTACAACCAGTTGTAGACAATGTTAAAAAATTTGAAGCCGAAATTGCTAAACTTTCACACGATGAATTAAGAGCAAAAACGTTATCATTCAAAGATCAAATTAAAGAAGCTACAAAAACCTTAGATGAAAAAATAACTGTATTAGAAGCAGAAGCTAAAGCTGCTGATATAGACAGACAAGAAGATATTTACACAGAAATAGACGCTTTAAAAGACGAAGCATACACTATTTCAGAAAAAGTTTTGGCAGATATTATGCCTGAAGCTTTTGCAGTTATAAAAGAAACTGCTAAACGATTTGTTGAAAACGAAGAGTTAGAGGTAACTGCAACTCCTTTTGATAGAGAATTATCAGCACAGAAAGAAAATGTCTCATTAGAAGATGATAAAGCTTATTGGGCTAATTCTTGGGATGCTGCTGGTAAGCCAGTTACTTGGGATATGATTCATTATGACGTTCAATTAATTGGTGGGTCTGTTTTACATCAAGGTAAAATTGCAGAAATGATGACTGGTGAAGGTAAAACATTAGTTTCTACACTACCAGTTTACTTAAATGCTTTAACTGGTAATGGAGTTCATGTAGTAACTGTAAATGATTATCTAGCAAAACGTGATAGAGCTTGGATGGCTCCTATTTTTGAATTTCATGGTTTATCAACAGATTGTATCGATTTTCATCAACCAAATTCAGACGCTAGAAGAAAAGCATATAATGCAGACATTACTTATGGAACAAATAACGAATTTGGTTTCGATTATTTAAGAGATAATATGGCTAGTTCTAAAGATGATTTAGTACAAAGAACACCAAATTATGCCATTATTGATGAGGTAGATTCTGTATTAATTGATGATGCAAGAACACCACTTATTATATCTGGTCCAGTACCAAAAGGAGATGTTCATGAGTTTAACGAACTAAAACCATTAGTATCAGATTTAGTATCTCTTCAAAAACAAAATTTAGTAAAAGTTTTAGCAGAAGCTAAAAAGTTATTAGCTGAAGGTGATGAAAAAGAAGGTGGTAAATTATTACTAAGAGTTCACAGAGGATTACCAAAAAACAAAGCATTAATCAAATTTTTATCTCAAGAAGGTATAAAACAAATTCTGCAGAAAACAGAAAATACCTACATGCAAGACAATAATAAATTGATGCCAGAGATAGATCAAGATTTATATTTTGTTGTAGAAGAAAAAAATAATCAAATTGATTTAACTGATAAAGGAATTGCTCATTTATCAGAAAAAACAAACAACGATACATTTTTTGTATTACCAGATATTGGAGTAAATGTTGGTGAAATAGATGCTTCTGAAAAAACTGCAGAAGAAAAAGCAGTTTTAAAAGAAGAATTATATAAAGATTTTAGCATTAAGAGCGAACGTATTCATACTATGAATCAACTTTTAAAAGCATACACTGTTTTTGAAAAAGATGTTGAGTATGTAGTTATGGAAAACAAAGTAATGATTGTTGATGAGCAAACAGGACGTATCATGGATGGTCGTCGTTATTCAGATGGTCTGCACCAAGCAATTGAAGCTAAAGAAAACGTGAAGATTGAAGATGCTACACAGACTTTTGCTACTGTAACTTTACAAAATTACTTTAGAATGTATAGAAAACTGTCTGGTATGACAGGTACAGCAATTACAGAAGCAGGTGAATTTTGGGAGATTTACAAATTAGATGTTGTAGAAATTCCTACAAATAAACCAATTGCAAGAGATGATAAAGATGATTTGGTTTACAAAACTGCTCGCGAAAAATACAATGCAGTAATAGATGATATCGTAAAATTGGTTGCTGAAAAAAGACCAGTTTTAGTAGGTACAACCTCTGTAGAAATATCAGAATTATTAGGTAGAATGTTACAAATGCGTAAAATTCCACATAATATTTTAAATGCAAAATTACACAAGCGTGAAGCAGATGTAGTTGCAGAAGCTGGTAAACCAGGAGTAGTTACCATTGCAACAAACATGGCTGGTCGTGGAACAGATATTAAACTATCTAAAGAAGTTAAAGAAGCTGGTGGTTTAGCTATTATTGGTACAGAAAGACATGATTCTAGACGAGTTGATAGACAGCTTAGAGGACGTGCAGGAAGACAAGGAGATGTAGGTTCTTCTCAATTCTATGTGGCTTTAGACGATAATTTAATGCGTTTATTTGGTTCTGACAGAATTGCAAAAATGATGGATAGAATGGGTCTTAAAGAAGGTGAAGTTATTCAACATTCTATGATTTCTAAATCTATTGAAAGAGCTCAGAAAAAAGTTGAAGAAAACAACTTTGGAATTCGTAAGCGTTTATTAGAATATGATGATATTATGAACGCTCAGCGTGAGTTTGTTTATAAAAGAAGAAGAAATGCTTTAGATGGTAAACGTTTGCAAGTAGATATTGCAAATATGATTTATGATACTTGTGAAGCAATCGTTTTAAAGAATAAAGGAGTTAAAGATTTCCAGAATTTCGAATTTGAATTAATTCGTTTTTCTTCTATGACCTCTCCTATTTCTGAAGAAGAATTTAATAAGTTATCAGAAAAGGAAATTACAGATCAATTGTATGATATTGTAACCAAACATTACAAAGATAAGATTGAAAGAAATGCTGTTTTAGCATATCCTGTAATTAAAGATGTTTTTGAAAATGAAGGTGATAGATATGAACGTATTGTAGTACCTTTTACAGACGGAATTAAATCTTTACAAGTTGTAACCAATTTAAAAGAAGCTTATGAAACTGAAGGTAAAAGTTTAGTTACAGACTTCGAAAAAAATATTACACTTGCCATTATTGATGAAAACTGGAAAGATCATTTACGTAAAATGGATGATTTAAAACAGTCTGTACAAAATGCATCTTATGAACAGAAAGATCCTTTATTAATTTATAAGTTTGAAGCTTTTGAATTATTTAAAAGAACTGTAGACGAAATTAATAGAGAGGTTTTATCTTTCTTATTTAAGGGTGAATTACCTGCACAAGATAGAAATCAAATTTCTGAAGCTCGTCAGCAAAAAAGAGAAAGTTTAAGCACAAGCAAAGCTGATGTGCAAAACACAACAGAACAAGCCATTCAAAATTCTCGTCAGCAATCTGGAGAGCCAGTTGAAACTGTGGTTAGAGAGCAGCCAAAAATTGGTAGAAACGAACGTGTTACAATTAAAAATGTAATGAGTGGTGAAGAAAAGGTTGTAAAGTTTAAACAAGCAATTCCTTTAATTGAAAAAGGAGAATGGGTTTTGGTAAACTAA
- a CDS encoding nucleoside phosphorylase, with the protein MPIKESELILNPDGSIYHLNLRPEHISNDIIFVGDQDRVDQITKHFDNIEFTTQKREFKTTTGFYKGKRLTVQSTGIGPDNIDIVLNELDALVNIDFKTREIKNNHTALNIVRIGTSGSLQADIPVDSFLLSSHAIDLNGMLQAYKVDEISHPEIENEFISQTNWSAKKAAPLVVANNKTLADKIISDVIYTGITATAGGFYGPQGRKLRLALQDENLNSKIDSFNFNAIRITNLEMETSAIYGLSKLLGHNAVSMNAIIANRANGTFSKKPAQVVEDLIQYTLDKIAK; encoded by the coding sequence ATGCCTATAAAAGAATCTGAATTAATCTTGAATCCTGATGGAAGTATCTATCACCTAAATTTAAGACCAGAACATATTTCAAACGATATTATTTTTGTTGGAGATCAAGATAGAGTAGATCAAATTACAAAACATTTTGATAATATTGAATTTACCACACAAAAAAGAGAATTTAAAACAACTACAGGTTTTTATAAGGGTAAACGCTTAACTGTTCAATCTACAGGTATTGGACCAGACAATATAGATATTGTTTTAAATGAATTAGATGCTTTAGTAAACATCGATTTTAAGACTAGAGAAATTAAAAATAATCATACAGCTTTAAACATTGTAAGAATTGGTACGTCTGGTTCTCTACAAGCAGATATTCCTGTAGATTCTTTTTTACTTAGTTCTCATGCCATAGATTTAAATGGAATGTTACAAGCTTATAAAGTGGATGAAATTTCGCATCCAGAAATAGAAAATGAATTTATATCTCAAACCAATTGGAGTGCCAAAAAAGCAGCTCCTTTGGTAGTTGCCAATAATAAAACTCTTGCTGACAAAATAATTTCTGATGTTATCTATACAGGAATTACAGCAACTGCAGGTGGTTTTTATGGTCCTCAAGGAAGAAAATTAAGATTAGCCTTACAAGACGAAAACCTAAATTCTAAAATTGATAGTTTTAATTTTAACGCAATTAGAATTACCAATTTAGAGATGGAAACTTCTGCTATATATGGCCTATCTAAACTTTTAGGTCATAATGCTGTTTCTATGAATGCAATAATTGCAAACAGAGCAAATGGAACCTTTAGTAAAAAGCCAGCTCAAGTTGTAGAAGATTTAATACAATATACCTTAGATAAAATTGCTAAATAA
- a CDS encoding DinB family protein, with amino-acid sequence MVPKNEYAPYFEQYLQLVDQEKYIVENLIESQKEFDATLRNLDASKHNFAYEEGKWTLKELVQHTIDTERVFTYRALCFARNDKTDLPGFDQDIFTHNDNSNERKFEDLLNEMKVVRVSSIALFKSFPDEVLKRIGVASNNKMSVRALGYLFSGHQLHHLNIVKERYL; translated from the coding sequence ATGGTTCCTAAAAATGAGTATGCTCCGTATTTTGAGCAATATCTGCAGTTGGTAGATCAAGAGAAATATATAGTAGAAAATTTAATAGAATCACAAAAAGAGTTTGATGCTACCTTAAGAAATTTAGATGCTTCCAAACACAATTTTGCTTATGAAGAAGGCAAATGGACCCTTAAAGAATTAGTACAACATACCATAGATACTGAGCGCGTTTTTACATATAGAGCTCTATGTTTTGCAAGAAATGATAAAACAGATTTACCTGGTTTTGATCAAGACATTTTTACTCATAATGACAATTCTAATGAAAGAAAATTCGAAGATTTATTGAATGAAATGAAAGTTGTTAGAGTGAGTTCTATTGCTCTATTTAAAAGTTTTCCTGATGAAGTTTTGAAAAGAATTGGTGTAGCTTCTAATAATAAGATGTCTGTGAGAGCATTAGGTTATTTATTTTCTGGCCATCAATTACATCATTTAAACATAGTTAAAGAAAGATATTTGTAA
- a CDS encoding substrate-binding domain-containing protein, with translation MTNLKVGGVPEHFNYPWYLTLKNKEYTEHNINLRWQDYPGGTGQMCKALREGTVDIAIVLTEGIIKDISNGNPSKIVQTFVKSPLVWGIHVGAKSKFKTINDLEHATIAISRFGSGSHLMAIVNAHNQGWDVTKLKFKVIKNLEGGIEALTNGEADYFMWEHFTTKPLVDDGTFRRIDNCPTPWPCFVIAVRNEVLENNFDEVQKVLEIINAKTKNFKSIPDIDKTLAKRYKQKLEDIQKWLKITSWNSNKPITKNLITRIQNKMITFNVIEKKKNSSDFIKNMYL, from the coding sequence ATGACAAATTTAAAAGTAGGTGGAGTACCTGAACATTTTAATTATCCTTGGTATTTAACCTTAAAAAATAAAGAATATACAGAGCATAATATTAATTTAAGATGGCAAGATTATCCTGGAGGTACAGGTCAAATGTGTAAAGCTTTAAGAGAAGGTACAGTAGATATTGCAATTGTATTAACAGAAGGTATAATTAAAGATATTTCTAATGGTAATCCTTCTAAAATTGTGCAAACCTTTGTAAAATCTCCTTTAGTTTGGGGTATTCATGTTGGTGCAAAATCAAAATTCAAAACTATTAATGATTTAGAACATGCTACTATTGCAATTAGCAGATTTGGCTCTGGTTCTCACTTAATGGCCATTGTTAATGCACATAATCAAGGTTGGGATGTAACAAAACTTAAATTTAAAGTTATTAAAAATTTAGAAGGTGGTATAGAAGCTTTAACAAATGGAGAAGCAGACTATTTTATGTGGGAGCATTTTACTACAAAACCTTTAGTTGATGATGGTACCTTTAGAAGAATAGATAACTGCCCTACTCCTTGGCCTTGTTTTGTAATTGCTGTAAGAAATGAGGTTTTAGAAAATAATTTTGACGAAGTTCAAAAAGTTTTAGAAATTATAAATGCAAAAACTAAAAACTTTAAATCTATCCCAGATATTGATAAAACATTGGCTAAGAGGTACAAACAAAAGCTAGAAGACATTCAAAAATGGTTAAAAATAACATCTTGGAATAGTAATAAACCCATCACTAAAAATTTAATAACACGTATTCAAAATAAAATGATAACCTTTAACGTTATTGAAAAGAAGAAAAATTCTAGTGATTTCATAAAAAATATGTACCTTTAA
- a CDS encoding cob(I)yrinic acid a,c-diamide adenosyltransferase, which translates to MKIYTKTGDEGTTALFGGTRVKKYNLRIDSYGTVDELNAYIGLIKDQNIEDATKDSLLKIQNELFTLGAMLATPPEKETLKSGKERLNIPKVDSNSIQFLENEIDAMDSELPQMTHFILPGGHQAVSFCHVARCVCRRAERLCVELNDEETINSDILKYLNRLSDYLFVLARMLSKQLQVDEIKWIPTKNN; encoded by the coding sequence ATGAAAATATATACAAAAACTGGTGATGAAGGTACTACTGCCCTTTTTGGTGGTACAAGAGTAAAAAAATACAATTTAAGAATTGATAGTTATGGAACTGTAGATGAATTAAATGCATACATAGGCCTAATTAAAGATCAAAATATAGAAGATGCTACTAAAGACTCTTTGTTGAAAATTCAGAACGAATTATTCACATTAGGAGCAATGTTAGCAACTCCACCAGAAAAAGAAACTTTAAAATCTGGAAAAGAACGATTAAATATTCCAAAAGTAGATAGCAACTCTATTCAATTTTTAGAAAATGAAATTGATGCTATGGATTCAGAACTTCCTCAAATGACGCATTTTATTTTACCTGGAGGTCATCAAGCAGTGTCATTCTGTCACGTAGCAAGATGTGTTTGTAGAAGAGCAGAACGTTTGTGCGTAGAATTAAATGATGAAGAAACTATAAATTCTGATATTTTAAAGTACTTAAACCGACTTTCTGACTACCTTTTTGTGTTGGCACGAATGTTGTCTAAACAGTTACAGGTAGATGAAATTAAATGGATTCCTACCAAAAATAATTAA
- a CDS encoding endonuclease MutS2: MSKNISEKTLQDLEFSTVLQHISEFCISGLGKERVLETKPIPSRKYLFKELHLVDEYLSSFQNENRIPNHGFDNISESVKRLAIENSFIETDAFLKIAATSLTVNEQIKFFKKFQVLFPTFFKLTQSIEFTTYVDDEIKRIIDISGEVKNNASSALKQIRRDINNVRGKIGASFSSALSKAVSAGYLDDIKETIVDNQRVLAVSAMHRRKVSGSLLGSSKSGGIVYIAPQATLAYSREYQNLVYEEKQEVIKILRALADTIRPMVSLLEEYLEFLIHLDAVGAKAKYAKDMDAILPKISKNKKIFFKDAYHPILWKKNKEQKINTVSQTIHLDEQQQIIVISGPNAGGKSITLKTIGLLQIMVQSGILIPVDERSETYIFDTVLTDIGDNQSIENQLSTYSYRLKNMRYFLRKCNENTLFLIDEFGTGSDPELGGALAEIFLEEFYHKKAFGIITTHYSNLKVLANELDNVTNANMQFDERTLEPLYKLFIGQAGSSFTFEVAQKNGIPFSLINKAKKRVETEKVRLDKTISKLQKERNRLQKTSDSLESQKEKGKEHLESLQEKELRIQEKLSGFQELYDKNQKMLSIGRKINELLNKYFQTNNKKQLNTSFNKWVADEKVKYAKKNPLKPKTKSQKQKAKVVEKQIQEVIKKVEKEVLEKVVEVRKEKKIEEAKIAKAKSEYIYKLNDRVRIIDSNSVGTIDKIDRKNVTINYGVFTTKTTLNKIELVEKAK, translated from the coding sequence TTGAGCAAAAATATTTCAGAAAAAACACTTCAAGATTTAGAATTTTCTACGGTTTTACAACACATTTCAGAGTTTTGTATTTCTGGTTTAGGCAAAGAAAGAGTTCTTGAAACTAAGCCAATTCCTAGTAGAAAATACTTATTTAAAGAATTGCATTTGGTAGATGAGTATTTATCTTCTTTTCAAAATGAAAATAGAATACCCAATCATGGTTTTGATAATATTTCTGAAAGCGTAAAACGTTTGGCTATAGAGAATAGTTTTATAGAAACAGATGCCTTTTTAAAAATTGCTGCAACCTCTTTAACAGTAAATGAGCAAATTAAATTCTTTAAAAAGTTTCAGGTGCTTTTTCCAACTTTTTTCAAATTAACACAAAGCATTGAATTCACTACTTATGTAGATGATGAAATTAAAAGAATAATTGATATTTCTGGAGAGGTTAAAAACAACGCTTCTTCTGCATTAAAACAAATTAGAAGAGACATTAATAATGTCCGAGGCAAAATTGGAGCAAGTTTCTCATCAGCCTTATCTAAAGCCGTTTCTGCTGGTTATTTAGATGACATTAAAGAAACTATAGTAGATAATCAAAGAGTTTTGGCAGTATCTGCAATGCACAGAAGAAAAGTTTCTGGTAGCCTTTTAGGCTCTTCTAAATCTGGGGGAATTGTTTACATTGCTCCACAAGCAACTTTGGCTTACAGCAGAGAATATCAAAATTTAGTTTACGAAGAAAAACAAGAGGTTATTAAAATTTTAAGAGCGTTGGCAGATACTATTCGTCCAATGGTCTCTTTGTTAGAAGAATATTTAGAGTTTTTAATTCATTTAGATGCAGTTGGTGCAAAAGCAAAGTATGCAAAAGATATGGATGCTATTTTACCAAAAATATCTAAAAACAAGAAGATATTTTTTAAGGATGCTTATCATCCTATTTTATGGAAAAAAAATAAGGAACAAAAAATAAATACAGTTTCGCAAACCATTCATTTAGATGAACAACAGCAAATAATTGTTATTTCTGGGCCAAATGCTGGTGGTAAAAGTATCACCCTAAAAACTATTGGTTTACTGCAAATAATGGTACAGAGTGGAATTTTAATTCCTGTTGATGAGAGAAGTGAAACTTATATTTTTGATACAGTTTTAACTGATATTGGAGATAATCAATCTATAGAAAATCAATTAAGTACTTATAGTTATCGCCTAAAAAACATGCGTTACTTTCTAAGAAAATGCAATGAGAATACCTTGTTTTTGATAGATGAGTTTGGTACAGGTTCAGATCCTGAATTGGGTGGAGCTTTAGCAGAAATTTTTTTAGAAGAGTTTTATCATAAAAAAGCATTCGGAATTATAACTACGCACTACTCTAACCTAAAAGTATTAGCCAATGAGTTAGACAATGTTACCAATGCAAATATGCAGTTTGATGAACGTACTTTAGAACCCTTATACAAGCTTTTTATAGGGCAAGCAGGTAGTTCGTTCACTTTTGAAGTTGCACAGAAAAATGGTATTCCTTTTAGTTTAATTAATAAAGCTAAAAAACGAGTTGAAACAGAAAAGGTACGTTTAGATAAAACCATTTCTAAATTACAGAAAGAAAGAAATCGTTTACAAAAAACGTCTGATAGTTTAGAAAGTCAAAAAGAAAAAGGAAAAGAGCATTTAGAAAGTTTACAAGAAAAGGAACTTAGAATACAAGAAAAATTATCTGGCTTTCAAGAACTGTACGATAAAAATCAAAAAATGCTTTCTATTGGTAGAAAGATTAATGAATTGCTAAACAAATACTTTCAAACCAATAATAAAAAGCAATTAAATACTAGTTTTAATAAATGGGTAGCAGATGAAAAGGTAAAATATGCTAAGAAAAATCCATTAAAACCTAAAACCAAATCTCAGAAACAAAAAGCCAAGGTTGTAGAAAAACAAATACAAGAGGTCATAAAAAAAGTAGAGAAAGAAGTATTAGAAAAAGTTGTAGAGGTTAGAAAAGAAAAGAAAATAGAAGAGGCAAAAATTGCAAAAGCTAAATCTGAATACATTTATAAGTTAAATGATAGAGTAAGAATTATAGATTCTAACTCTGTAGGTACTATTGATAAAATAGACCGTAAAAACGTAACTATTAATTATGGAGTTTTCACCACAAAAACCACGCTCAATAAAATAGAGCTGGTAGAGAAAGCAAAATAG